One stretch of Vulpes lagopus strain Blue_001 chromosome 12, ASM1834538v1, whole genome shotgun sequence DNA includes these proteins:
- the SPATA20 gene encoding spermatogenesis-associated protein 20 isoform X2, translated as MLGARAWLGRGLLLPRAARGLPTSRRGSSSRDKDRSVTVSSSVPMPIGGKGSRTNCSPSVPQKVPNRLISEKSPYLLQHAYNPVDWYPWGQEAFDKARKENKPIFLSVGYSTCHWCHMMEEESFQNEEIGRLLNEDFVSVKVDREERPDVDKVYMTFVQATSSGGGWPMNVWLTPNLQPFVGGTYFPPEDGLTRVGFRTVLLRIREQWKQNKNTLLENSQRVTTALLARSEISMGDRQVPPSAATMNSRCFQQLDEGYDEEYGGFAEAPKFPTPVILNFLFSYWLSHRLTQDGSRAQQMALHTLKMMANGGIRDHVGQGFHRYSTDRQWHIPHFEKMLYDQAQLAVAYSQAFQISGDEFYSDVAKGILQYVARNLSHRSGGFYSAEDADSPPERGMRPREGAFYVWTVKEVQNLLPEPVLGATEPLTSGQLLMKHYGLTEAGNISPSQDPKGELQGQNVLTVRYSLELTAARFGLDVDAVRTLLNTGLEKLFQARKHRPKPHLDSKMLAAWNGLMVSGYAVTGAVLGQERLINYAINGAKFLKRHMFDVASGRLMRTCYAGPGGTVEHSNPPCWGFLEDYAFVVRGLLDLYEASQESSWLEWALRLQDTQDRLFWDSQGGGYFCSEAELGAGLPLRLKDDQDGAEPSANSVSAHNLLRMHGFTGHKDWMDKCVCLLTAFSERMRRVPVALPEMVRALSAHQQTLKQIVICGDPQAKDTKALLQCVHSIYIPNKVLILANGEPSSFLSRQLPFLSTLRRLEDRATAYVCEDQACSMPITEPCELRKLLHQ; from the exons ATGCTGGGTGCCCGGGCCTGGCTGGGCCGCGGCCTCCTACTGCCCCGCGCCGCGCGGGGCCTCCCCACCAGCCGCCG GGGCAGCTCCTCCCGGGACAAGGACCGCAGTGTGACAGTCAGCAGTTCAGTACCTATGCCTATTGGAGGGAAGGGAAGCCGGACCAACTGCTCCCCATCTGTACCCCAGAAGGTCCCCAACCGCCTGATCAGTGAGAAGTCACCGTACCTCCTGCAACATGCCTACAACCCTGTGGACTG GTACCCCTGGGGACAGGAAGCTTTTGACAAggccaggaaagaaaacaagccaATTTTCCTTTCAG TGGGGTACTCCACCTGTCACTGGTGCCACATGATGGAGGAGGAATCCTTCCAGAATGAGGAGATTGGCCGCCTGCTCAATGAGGACTTTGTCAGCGTGAAGGTAGACCGAGAGGAGAGGCCAGATGTGGACAAGGTGTACATGACCTTCGTGCAA GCCACCAGCAGTGGTGGGGGCTGGCCGATGAATGTGTGGTTGACTCCCAACCTCCAGCCCTTTGTGGGGGGCACCTACTTTCCCCCCGAGGATGGCTTGACCCGAGTTGGCTTCCGCACAGTGTTGCTGAGGATACGGGAGCAG TGGAAGCAGAACAAGAACACCCTGCTGGAGAACAGCCAGCGTGTCACCACAGCCCTCCTGGCCCGCTCAGAGATCAGCATGGGTGACCGGCAGGTGCCACCATCCGCCGCCACCATGAACAGCCGCTGCTTCCAACAGCTGGATGAGGGCTATGACGAGGAGTATGGTGGCTTTGCTGAGGCCCCCAAGTTCCCCACGCCGG TGATCCTGAACTTCCTGTTCTCCTACTGGCTCAGCCATCGACTAACCCAAGATGGCTCTCGGGCCCAACAGATGGCCTTGCACACCCTGAAAATGATGGCTAACGGGGGCATCCGAGACCATGTGGGACAG ggcttcCATCGCTACTCCACGGACCGCCAGTGGCATATCCCCCACTTTGAGAAGATGCTGTATGACCAGGCACAGCTTGCAGTGGCCTATTCACAAGCCTTCCAG aTCTCTGGTGACGAGTTCTACTCCGATGTTGCCAAAGGCATCCTGCAGTACGTGGCTCGGAACCTGAGTCATCGG TCTGGAGGCTTCTACAGCGCTGAGGACGCAGACTCACCCCCAGAGCGGGGCATGCGGCCCAGAGAGGGGGCCTTCTATGTGTGGACGGTCAAGGAGGTCCAGAACCTCCTTCCTGAGCCTGTGCTGGGTGCCACCGAGCCCCTGACCTCGGGCCAGCTCCTCATGAAGCACTACGGGCTCACAGAGGCTGGCAACATCAGCCCCAGTCAG GACCCCAagggggagctgcagggccaGAATGTGCTGACCGTCCGCTATTCGCTGGAACTGACCGCTGCCCGCTTTGGCCTGGATGTAGATGCCGTCCGGACCTTGCTCAATACGGGGTTGGAGAAGCTCTTTCAGGCCCGGAAACATCGCCCAAAGCCACACCTGGACAGCAAGATGCTGGCCGCCTGGAACG GACTGATGGTGTCTGGCTATGCTGTGACTGGGGCTGTCCTGGGCCAGGAGAGGCTGATCAACTATGCCATCAATGGTGCCAAGTTCCTGAAGCGGCATATGTTTGATGTGGCCAGTGGGCGCCTGATGCGGACGTGCTATGCAGGCCCTGGGGGAACTGTGGAGCACAG CAACCCACCCTGCTGGGGCTTTCTGGAGGACTATGCCTTTGTAGTGCGGGGCCTACTGGACCTGTACGAGGCTTCGCAGGAGAGCTCATGGCTCGAGTGGGCTCTGCGGCTGCAGGACACGCAGGACAGGCTTTTCTGGGACTCCCAAGGCGGTGGCTACTTCTGCAGTGAGGCTGAGCTAGGGGCTGGCCTGCCCCTGCGTCTGAAGGACG ACCAGGATGGCGCAGAGCCCAGTGCCAACTCTGTGTCGGCCCACAACCTGCTTCGGATGCATGGATTTACGGGTCACAAAGACTGGATGGAcaagtgtgtgtgtctcttgacTGCCTTCTCCGAGCGCATGCGCCGTGTCCCTGTGGCATTGCCAGAGATGGTCCGCGCCCTCTCAGCCCACCAGCAGACCCTCAAGCAG ATTGTGATCTGTGGAGATCCCCAGGCCAAGGATACCAAGGCTCTGCTGCAGTGTGTCCACTCCATCTACATCCCTAACAAG GTGCTGATCCTGGCCAACGGGGAGCCCTCCAGTTTCCTGTCCCGCCAGCTGCCTTTCCTGAGTACCTTGCGGCGGCTGGAAGATCGGGCCACGGCCTACGTGTGTGAGGACCAAGCTTGCTCAATGCCCATCACGGAGCCCTGCGAGTTACGGAAACTGTTACACCAATGA
- the SPATA20 gene encoding spermatogenesis-associated protein 20 isoform X1 → MSHLSSPPQKQKGEHKGRGLPRGSERGSSSRDKDRSVTVSSSVPMPIGGKGSRTNCSPSVPQKVPNRLISEKSPYLLQHAYNPVDWYPWGQEAFDKARKENKPIFLSVGYSTCHWCHMMEEESFQNEEIGRLLNEDFVSVKVDREERPDVDKVYMTFVQATSSGGGWPMNVWLTPNLQPFVGGTYFPPEDGLTRVGFRTVLLRIREQWKQNKNTLLENSQRVTTALLARSEISMGDRQVPPSAATMNSRCFQQLDEGYDEEYGGFAEAPKFPTPVILNFLFSYWLSHRLTQDGSRAQQMALHTLKMMANGGIRDHVGQGFHRYSTDRQWHIPHFEKMLYDQAQLAVAYSQAFQISGDEFYSDVAKGILQYVARNLSHRSGGFYSAEDADSPPERGMRPREGAFYVWTVKEVQNLLPEPVLGATEPLTSGQLLMKHYGLTEAGNISPSQDPKGELQGQNVLTVRYSLELTAARFGLDVDAVRTLLNTGLEKLFQARKHRPKPHLDSKMLAAWNGLMVSGYAVTGAVLGQERLINYAINGAKFLKRHMFDVASGRLMRTCYAGPGGTVEHSNPPCWGFLEDYAFVVRGLLDLYEASQESSWLEWALRLQDTQDRLFWDSQGGGYFCSEAELGAGLPLRLKDDQDGAEPSANSVSAHNLLRMHGFTGHKDWMDKCVCLLTAFSERMRRVPVALPEMVRALSAHQQTLKQIVICGDPQAKDTKALLQCVHSIYIPNKVLILANGEPSSFLSRQLPFLSTLRRLEDRATAYVCEDQACSMPITEPCELRKLLHQ, encoded by the exons ATGAGCCACCTTTCTTCacccccccaaaaacaaaagGGGGAGCACAAAGGCCGCGGTCTCCCCCGTGGTTCAGAAAG GGGCAGCTCCTCCCGGGACAAGGACCGCAGTGTGACAGTCAGCAGTTCAGTACCTATGCCTATTGGAGGGAAGGGAAGCCGGACCAACTGCTCCCCATCTGTACCCCAGAAGGTCCCCAACCGCCTGATCAGTGAGAAGTCACCGTACCTCCTGCAACATGCCTACAACCCTGTGGACTG GTACCCCTGGGGACAGGAAGCTTTTGACAAggccaggaaagaaaacaagccaATTTTCCTTTCAG TGGGGTACTCCACCTGTCACTGGTGCCACATGATGGAGGAGGAATCCTTCCAGAATGAGGAGATTGGCCGCCTGCTCAATGAGGACTTTGTCAGCGTGAAGGTAGACCGAGAGGAGAGGCCAGATGTGGACAAGGTGTACATGACCTTCGTGCAA GCCACCAGCAGTGGTGGGGGCTGGCCGATGAATGTGTGGTTGACTCCCAACCTCCAGCCCTTTGTGGGGGGCACCTACTTTCCCCCCGAGGATGGCTTGACCCGAGTTGGCTTCCGCACAGTGTTGCTGAGGATACGGGAGCAG TGGAAGCAGAACAAGAACACCCTGCTGGAGAACAGCCAGCGTGTCACCACAGCCCTCCTGGCCCGCTCAGAGATCAGCATGGGTGACCGGCAGGTGCCACCATCCGCCGCCACCATGAACAGCCGCTGCTTCCAACAGCTGGATGAGGGCTATGACGAGGAGTATGGTGGCTTTGCTGAGGCCCCCAAGTTCCCCACGCCGG TGATCCTGAACTTCCTGTTCTCCTACTGGCTCAGCCATCGACTAACCCAAGATGGCTCTCGGGCCCAACAGATGGCCTTGCACACCCTGAAAATGATGGCTAACGGGGGCATCCGAGACCATGTGGGACAG ggcttcCATCGCTACTCCACGGACCGCCAGTGGCATATCCCCCACTTTGAGAAGATGCTGTATGACCAGGCACAGCTTGCAGTGGCCTATTCACAAGCCTTCCAG aTCTCTGGTGACGAGTTCTACTCCGATGTTGCCAAAGGCATCCTGCAGTACGTGGCTCGGAACCTGAGTCATCGG TCTGGAGGCTTCTACAGCGCTGAGGACGCAGACTCACCCCCAGAGCGGGGCATGCGGCCCAGAGAGGGGGCCTTCTATGTGTGGACGGTCAAGGAGGTCCAGAACCTCCTTCCTGAGCCTGTGCTGGGTGCCACCGAGCCCCTGACCTCGGGCCAGCTCCTCATGAAGCACTACGGGCTCACAGAGGCTGGCAACATCAGCCCCAGTCAG GACCCCAagggggagctgcagggccaGAATGTGCTGACCGTCCGCTATTCGCTGGAACTGACCGCTGCCCGCTTTGGCCTGGATGTAGATGCCGTCCGGACCTTGCTCAATACGGGGTTGGAGAAGCTCTTTCAGGCCCGGAAACATCGCCCAAAGCCACACCTGGACAGCAAGATGCTGGCCGCCTGGAACG GACTGATGGTGTCTGGCTATGCTGTGACTGGGGCTGTCCTGGGCCAGGAGAGGCTGATCAACTATGCCATCAATGGTGCCAAGTTCCTGAAGCGGCATATGTTTGATGTGGCCAGTGGGCGCCTGATGCGGACGTGCTATGCAGGCCCTGGGGGAACTGTGGAGCACAG CAACCCACCCTGCTGGGGCTTTCTGGAGGACTATGCCTTTGTAGTGCGGGGCCTACTGGACCTGTACGAGGCTTCGCAGGAGAGCTCATGGCTCGAGTGGGCTCTGCGGCTGCAGGACACGCAGGACAGGCTTTTCTGGGACTCCCAAGGCGGTGGCTACTTCTGCAGTGAGGCTGAGCTAGGGGCTGGCCTGCCCCTGCGTCTGAAGGACG ACCAGGATGGCGCAGAGCCCAGTGCCAACTCTGTGTCGGCCCACAACCTGCTTCGGATGCATGGATTTACGGGTCACAAAGACTGGATGGAcaagtgtgtgtgtctcttgacTGCCTTCTCCGAGCGCATGCGCCGTGTCCCTGTGGCATTGCCAGAGATGGTCCGCGCCCTCTCAGCCCACCAGCAGACCCTCAAGCAG ATTGTGATCTGTGGAGATCCCCAGGCCAAGGATACCAAGGCTCTGCTGCAGTGTGTCCACTCCATCTACATCCCTAACAAG GTGCTGATCCTGGCCAACGGGGAGCCCTCCAGTTTCCTGTCCCGCCAGCTGCCTTTCCTGAGTACCTTGCGGCGGCTGGAAGATCGGGCCACGGCCTACGTGTGTGAGGACCAAGCTTGCTCAATGCCCATCACGGAGCCCTGCGAGTTACGGAAACTGTTACACCAATGA
- the SPATA20 gene encoding spermatogenesis-associated protein 20 isoform X3, whose protein sequence is MSHLSSPPQKQKGEHKGRGLPRGSERGSSSRDKDRSVTVSSSVPMPIGGKGSRTNCSPSVPQKVPNRLISEKSPYLLQHAYNPVDWYPWGQEAFDKARKENKPIFLSVGYSTCHWCHMMEEESFQNEEIGRLLNEDFVSVKVDREERPDVDKVYMTFVQATSSGGGWPMNVWLTPNLQPFVGGTYFPPEDGLTRVGFRTVLLRIREQWKQNKNTLLENSQRVTTALLARSEISMGDRQVPPSAATMNSRCFQQLDEGYDEEYGGFAEAPKFPTPVILNFLFSYWLSHRLTQDGSRAQQMALHTLKMMANGGIRDHVGQGFHRYSTDRQWHIPHFEKMLYDQAQLAVAYSQAFQSGGFYSAEDADSPPERGMRPREGAFYVWTVKEVQNLLPEPVLGATEPLTSGQLLMKHYGLTEAGNISPSQDPKGELQGQNVLTVRYSLELTAARFGLDVDAVRTLLNTGLEKLFQARKHRPKPHLDSKMLAAWNGLMVSGYAVTGAVLGQERLINYAINGAKFLKRHMFDVASGRLMRTCYAGPGGTVEHSNPPCWGFLEDYAFVVRGLLDLYEASQESSWLEWALRLQDTQDRLFWDSQGGGYFCSEAELGAGLPLRLKDDQDGAEPSANSVSAHNLLRMHGFTGHKDWMDKCVCLLTAFSERMRRVPVALPEMVRALSAHQQTLKQIVICGDPQAKDTKALLQCVHSIYIPNKVLILANGEPSSFLSRQLPFLSTLRRLEDRATAYVCEDQACSMPITEPCELRKLLHQ, encoded by the exons ATGAGCCACCTTTCTTCacccccccaaaaacaaaagGGGGAGCACAAAGGCCGCGGTCTCCCCCGTGGTTCAGAAAG GGGCAGCTCCTCCCGGGACAAGGACCGCAGTGTGACAGTCAGCAGTTCAGTACCTATGCCTATTGGAGGGAAGGGAAGCCGGACCAACTGCTCCCCATCTGTACCCCAGAAGGTCCCCAACCGCCTGATCAGTGAGAAGTCACCGTACCTCCTGCAACATGCCTACAACCCTGTGGACTG GTACCCCTGGGGACAGGAAGCTTTTGACAAggccaggaaagaaaacaagccaATTTTCCTTTCAG TGGGGTACTCCACCTGTCACTGGTGCCACATGATGGAGGAGGAATCCTTCCAGAATGAGGAGATTGGCCGCCTGCTCAATGAGGACTTTGTCAGCGTGAAGGTAGACCGAGAGGAGAGGCCAGATGTGGACAAGGTGTACATGACCTTCGTGCAA GCCACCAGCAGTGGTGGGGGCTGGCCGATGAATGTGTGGTTGACTCCCAACCTCCAGCCCTTTGTGGGGGGCACCTACTTTCCCCCCGAGGATGGCTTGACCCGAGTTGGCTTCCGCACAGTGTTGCTGAGGATACGGGAGCAG TGGAAGCAGAACAAGAACACCCTGCTGGAGAACAGCCAGCGTGTCACCACAGCCCTCCTGGCCCGCTCAGAGATCAGCATGGGTGACCGGCAGGTGCCACCATCCGCCGCCACCATGAACAGCCGCTGCTTCCAACAGCTGGATGAGGGCTATGACGAGGAGTATGGTGGCTTTGCTGAGGCCCCCAAGTTCCCCACGCCGG TGATCCTGAACTTCCTGTTCTCCTACTGGCTCAGCCATCGACTAACCCAAGATGGCTCTCGGGCCCAACAGATGGCCTTGCACACCCTGAAAATGATGGCTAACGGGGGCATCCGAGACCATGTGGGACAG ggcttcCATCGCTACTCCACGGACCGCCAGTGGCATATCCCCCACTTTGAGAAGATGCTGTATGACCAGGCACAGCTTGCAGTGGCCTATTCACAAGCCTTCCAG TCTGGAGGCTTCTACAGCGCTGAGGACGCAGACTCACCCCCAGAGCGGGGCATGCGGCCCAGAGAGGGGGCCTTCTATGTGTGGACGGTCAAGGAGGTCCAGAACCTCCTTCCTGAGCCTGTGCTGGGTGCCACCGAGCCCCTGACCTCGGGCCAGCTCCTCATGAAGCACTACGGGCTCACAGAGGCTGGCAACATCAGCCCCAGTCAG GACCCCAagggggagctgcagggccaGAATGTGCTGACCGTCCGCTATTCGCTGGAACTGACCGCTGCCCGCTTTGGCCTGGATGTAGATGCCGTCCGGACCTTGCTCAATACGGGGTTGGAGAAGCTCTTTCAGGCCCGGAAACATCGCCCAAAGCCACACCTGGACAGCAAGATGCTGGCCGCCTGGAACG GACTGATGGTGTCTGGCTATGCTGTGACTGGGGCTGTCCTGGGCCAGGAGAGGCTGATCAACTATGCCATCAATGGTGCCAAGTTCCTGAAGCGGCATATGTTTGATGTGGCCAGTGGGCGCCTGATGCGGACGTGCTATGCAGGCCCTGGGGGAACTGTGGAGCACAG CAACCCACCCTGCTGGGGCTTTCTGGAGGACTATGCCTTTGTAGTGCGGGGCCTACTGGACCTGTACGAGGCTTCGCAGGAGAGCTCATGGCTCGAGTGGGCTCTGCGGCTGCAGGACACGCAGGACAGGCTTTTCTGGGACTCCCAAGGCGGTGGCTACTTCTGCAGTGAGGCTGAGCTAGGGGCTGGCCTGCCCCTGCGTCTGAAGGACG ACCAGGATGGCGCAGAGCCCAGTGCCAACTCTGTGTCGGCCCACAACCTGCTTCGGATGCATGGATTTACGGGTCACAAAGACTGGATGGAcaagtgtgtgtgtctcttgacTGCCTTCTCCGAGCGCATGCGCCGTGTCCCTGTGGCATTGCCAGAGATGGTCCGCGCCCTCTCAGCCCACCAGCAGACCCTCAAGCAG ATTGTGATCTGTGGAGATCCCCAGGCCAAGGATACCAAGGCTCTGCTGCAGTGTGTCCACTCCATCTACATCCCTAACAAG GTGCTGATCCTGGCCAACGGGGAGCCCTCCAGTTTCCTGTCCCGCCAGCTGCCTTTCCTGAGTACCTTGCGGCGGCTGGAAGATCGGGCCACGGCCTACGTGTGTGAGGACCAAGCTTGCTCAATGCCCATCACGGAGCCCTGCGAGTTACGGAAACTGTTACACCAATGA
- the SPATA20 gene encoding spermatogenesis-associated protein 20 isoform X4 — translation MSHLSSPPQKQKGEHKGRGLPRGSERGSSSRDKDRSVTVSSSVPMPIGGKGSRTNCSPSVPQKVPNRLISEKSPYLLQHAYNPVDWYPWGQEAFDKARKENKPIFLSVGYSTCHWCHMMEEESFQNEEIGRLLNEDFVSVKVDREERPDVDKVYMTFVQATSSGGGWPMNVWLTPNLQPFVGGTYFPPEDGLTRVGFRTVLLRIREQWKQNKNTLLENSQRVTTALLARSEISMGDRQVPPSAATMNSRCFQQLDEGYDEEYGGFAEAPKFPTPVILNFLFSYWLSHRLTQDGSRAQQMALHTLKMMANGGIRDHVGQGFHRYSTDRQWHIPHFEKMLYDQAQLAVAYSQAFQISGDEFYSDVAKGILQYVARNLSHRSGGFYSAEDADSPPERGMRPREGAFYVWTVKEVQNLLPEPVLGATEPLTSGQLLMKHYGLTEAGNISPSQDPKGELQGQNVLTVRYSLELTAARFGLDVDAVRTLLNTGLEKLFQARKHRPKPHLDSKMLAAWNGLMVSGYAVTGAVLGQERLINYAINGAKFLKRHMFDVASGRLMRTCYAGPGGTVEHSNPPCWGFLEDYAFVVRGLLDLYEASQESSWLEWALRLQDTQDRLFWDSQGGGYFCSEAELGAGLPLRLKDDQDGAEPSANSVSAHNLLRMHGFTGHKDWMDKCVCLLTAFSERMRRVPVALPEMVRALSAHQQTLKQVLILANGEPSSFLSRQLPFLSTLRRLEDRATAYVCEDQACSMPITEPCELRKLLHQ, via the exons ATGAGCCACCTTTCTTCacccccccaaaaacaaaagGGGGAGCACAAAGGCCGCGGTCTCCCCCGTGGTTCAGAAAG GGGCAGCTCCTCCCGGGACAAGGACCGCAGTGTGACAGTCAGCAGTTCAGTACCTATGCCTATTGGAGGGAAGGGAAGCCGGACCAACTGCTCCCCATCTGTACCCCAGAAGGTCCCCAACCGCCTGATCAGTGAGAAGTCACCGTACCTCCTGCAACATGCCTACAACCCTGTGGACTG GTACCCCTGGGGACAGGAAGCTTTTGACAAggccaggaaagaaaacaagccaATTTTCCTTTCAG TGGGGTACTCCACCTGTCACTGGTGCCACATGATGGAGGAGGAATCCTTCCAGAATGAGGAGATTGGCCGCCTGCTCAATGAGGACTTTGTCAGCGTGAAGGTAGACCGAGAGGAGAGGCCAGATGTGGACAAGGTGTACATGACCTTCGTGCAA GCCACCAGCAGTGGTGGGGGCTGGCCGATGAATGTGTGGTTGACTCCCAACCTCCAGCCCTTTGTGGGGGGCACCTACTTTCCCCCCGAGGATGGCTTGACCCGAGTTGGCTTCCGCACAGTGTTGCTGAGGATACGGGAGCAG TGGAAGCAGAACAAGAACACCCTGCTGGAGAACAGCCAGCGTGTCACCACAGCCCTCCTGGCCCGCTCAGAGATCAGCATGGGTGACCGGCAGGTGCCACCATCCGCCGCCACCATGAACAGCCGCTGCTTCCAACAGCTGGATGAGGGCTATGACGAGGAGTATGGTGGCTTTGCTGAGGCCCCCAAGTTCCCCACGCCGG TGATCCTGAACTTCCTGTTCTCCTACTGGCTCAGCCATCGACTAACCCAAGATGGCTCTCGGGCCCAACAGATGGCCTTGCACACCCTGAAAATGATGGCTAACGGGGGCATCCGAGACCATGTGGGACAG ggcttcCATCGCTACTCCACGGACCGCCAGTGGCATATCCCCCACTTTGAGAAGATGCTGTATGACCAGGCACAGCTTGCAGTGGCCTATTCACAAGCCTTCCAG aTCTCTGGTGACGAGTTCTACTCCGATGTTGCCAAAGGCATCCTGCAGTACGTGGCTCGGAACCTGAGTCATCGG TCTGGAGGCTTCTACAGCGCTGAGGACGCAGACTCACCCCCAGAGCGGGGCATGCGGCCCAGAGAGGGGGCCTTCTATGTGTGGACGGTCAAGGAGGTCCAGAACCTCCTTCCTGAGCCTGTGCTGGGTGCCACCGAGCCCCTGACCTCGGGCCAGCTCCTCATGAAGCACTACGGGCTCACAGAGGCTGGCAACATCAGCCCCAGTCAG GACCCCAagggggagctgcagggccaGAATGTGCTGACCGTCCGCTATTCGCTGGAACTGACCGCTGCCCGCTTTGGCCTGGATGTAGATGCCGTCCGGACCTTGCTCAATACGGGGTTGGAGAAGCTCTTTCAGGCCCGGAAACATCGCCCAAAGCCACACCTGGACAGCAAGATGCTGGCCGCCTGGAACG GACTGATGGTGTCTGGCTATGCTGTGACTGGGGCTGTCCTGGGCCAGGAGAGGCTGATCAACTATGCCATCAATGGTGCCAAGTTCCTGAAGCGGCATATGTTTGATGTGGCCAGTGGGCGCCTGATGCGGACGTGCTATGCAGGCCCTGGGGGAACTGTGGAGCACAG CAACCCACCCTGCTGGGGCTTTCTGGAGGACTATGCCTTTGTAGTGCGGGGCCTACTGGACCTGTACGAGGCTTCGCAGGAGAGCTCATGGCTCGAGTGGGCTCTGCGGCTGCAGGACACGCAGGACAGGCTTTTCTGGGACTCCCAAGGCGGTGGCTACTTCTGCAGTGAGGCTGAGCTAGGGGCTGGCCTGCCCCTGCGTCTGAAGGACG ACCAGGATGGCGCAGAGCCCAGTGCCAACTCTGTGTCGGCCCACAACCTGCTTCGGATGCATGGATTTACGGGTCACAAAGACTGGATGGAcaagtgtgtgtgtctcttgacTGCCTTCTCCGAGCGCATGCGCCGTGTCCCTGTGGCATTGCCAGAGATGGTCCGCGCCCTCTCAGCCCACCAGCAGACCCTCAAGCAG GTGCTGATCCTGGCCAACGGGGAGCCCTCCAGTTTCCTGTCCCGCCAGCTGCCTTTCCTGAGTACCTTGCGGCGGCTGGAAGATCGGGCCACGGCCTACGTGTGTGAGGACCAAGCTTGCTCAATGCCCATCACGGAGCCCTGCGAGTTACGGAAACTGTTACACCAATGA